A stretch of the Uranotaenia lowii strain MFRU-FL chromosome 3, ASM2978415v1, whole genome shotgun sequence genome encodes the following:
- the LOC129755236 gene encoding selenocysteine-specific elongation factor, whose protein sequence is MLNINVGIVGHVDSGKTTLAKALSGVASTAAFDKNPQSQQRGITLDLGFSGLQVNLPDHLRSQLVTHDKLQYTFVDCPGHASLIRTIIGGAQIVDMIILVVDIAKGIQTQTAECLVIGELTCRKMIVTLNKIDALDQIKQPKFIEKAKKGLTMALAGTVFAGSPVVEVSALAGLHMDKLVDALQQHTSIPERYVEAPFLFAVDHCFSIKGHGTVCTGTVLQGQVTLNEDIEIPKIRQVKKVKSIQMFKQSQQVAKQGDRVGLCITQFDPKLLERGLLSKPGIVKDVHAVIMRLYPIKYFKSMIRSGSKYHVTCGYETTMARILLFKSTLESFDINSPYEYAEELDPNSKDEHNVASYVLLEFEKPIQAVPSSLVIGSKLDTDIHSNMCRIAFHGHLDYGVTDKNYRTSFLPSMKVFKEKHKTGSIQRVVNESELIATSLFKKDGNNRQAFIGLDVRLSTGERGIIADTFGTTSKVKLRFQEPLSKETLEQLKQKVSAVQVEVKFKKFIFSTKAGNKVVQ, encoded by the exons ATGTTGAACATCAACGTAGGAATTGTCGGTCATGTCGATTCCGGCAAAACTACCTTGGCCAAAGCGTTGAGCGGCGTTGCAAGTACTGCCGCATTCGACAAGAACCCCCAGTCACAGCAGCGCGGGATTACACTCGATCTGGGATTTAGTGGATTACAG GTGAACTTACCGGATCATCTTCGTTCGCAATTGGTGACTCATGACAAGCTGCAGTATACTTTCGTAGACTGTCCAGGCCATGCCAGTTTGATACGAACCATCATTGGTGGAGCTCAAATTGTTGACATGATCATCCTGGTCGTAGATATTGCTAAAGGAATACAGACGCAAACGGCAGAATGTTTGGTCATCGGGGAACTAACCTGTAGGAAAATGATAGTAACGTTGAATAAAATTGACGCACTCGATCAAATTAAACAACCGAAGTTTATTGAAAAGGCCAAAAAAGGGTTGACGATGGCTTTGGCCGGAACGGTTTTTGCTGGTTCACCGGTGGTAGAAGTTTCTGCTTTGGCAGGATTGCATATGGACAAACTGGTGGACGCTCTTCAACAGCATACTTCCATCCCAGAGAGGTACGTGGAGGCACCGTTTTTATTTGCAGTAGATCATTGTTTCAGCATCAAAGGTCATGGAACAGTTTGCACAGGAACTGTTCTTCAGGGCCAGGTGACTTTGAACGAAGATATAGAAATACCGAAAATCAGACAGGTTAAAAAGGTGAAATCGATTCAGATGTTCAAACAAAGTCAACAGGTAGCTAAACAGGGAGATCGCGTAGGCTTATGCATTACACAGTTCGATCCGAAGTTACTCGAGCGAGGTCTCCTGTCGAAGCCAGGCATTGTGAAAGATGTCCATGCAGTGATAATGAGATTATatccaataaaatattttaaaagcatGATTCGATCGGGTTCAAAGTATCATGTTACATGTGGATACGAAACAACGATGGCCCGAATTCTTTTGTTTAAAAGCACACTAGAAAGCTTTGATATAAACTCGCCTTACGAGTACGCAGAAGAACTGGATCCAAATTCTAAGGACGAACATAACGTTGCTAGTTATGTCCTACTGGAATTCGAGAAGCCGATCCAAGCTGTACCTTCATCTCTCGTTATTGGATCTAAACTGGACACCGATATCCACTCAAATATGTGCCGCATAGCTTTCCATGGTCATTTAGATTATGGAGTTACGGATAAAAACTACCGCACTAGTTTTCTGCCAAGCATGaaagttttcaaagaaaagcaTAAAACCGGCTCAATACAACGAGTGGTGAACGAGTCAGAACTGATCGCCACCTCTCTCTTCAAGAAGGACGGCAACAACCGGCAGGCATTTATAGGGTTGGACGTACGACTTAGCACTGGTGAACGTGGCATCATAGCGGACACATTTGGAACAACTTCCAAAGTAAAACTGCGGTTCCAGGAGCCACTTTCAAAAGAAACACTCGAACAACTGAAACAGAAAGTTTCCGCAGTTCAGGTGGAAGTGAAATTTAAGAAGTTTATTTTCAGTACCAAAGCCGGTAATAAAGTTGTTCAATAG
- the LOC129752210 gene encoding 60S ribosomal protein L29, giving the protein MAKSKNHTNHNQNQKAHKNGIKRPRRQRNESTRGMCQKFLRNLRFSKKGNLSREESLKRAEERKAKFAGQPAPVKL; this is encoded by the exons ATGGCCAAGTCCAAGAATCACACCAATCACAAtcaaa ACCAAAAGGCCCACAAAAATGGAATCAAGCGTCCCCGCCGTCAACGCAACGAATCGACCCGTGGT ATGTGCCAGAAATTCCTGCGCAACCTACGATTCTCGAAGAAGGGTAACTTGTCTCGGGAAGAATCCCTGAAGCGTGCTGAGGAGCGCAAGGCGAAATTCGCCGGTCAGCCAGCACCGGTTAAATTGTAA
- the LOC129752208 gene encoding E3 ubiquitin-protein ligase TRAIP, with amino-acid sequence MNLTCAICSDLFMPSDDIHMTPCGHSFHYTCLLQWLQRSKSCPQCRNKCHEKSLIKVYFNIASNADAPEDTATLLHKLDNMTLLMREKEKKLNDYEQKDSANKVERKKMKKTLTALEDMVKSKDFTITAYKQEVDMLRGDRAHMQKLQTELKELKSKMDLMSTVEHVISATAKEVEEMLTQENNSRTLAVLVASLKRELKGCDSKKNEMRDRMKSIQNDLHDERTRRKQLEEKLSTAESENYRLEQEIKKLERRVLNASNDSESDSIVLATPDQPVKRKRIELDMDMSTPMSDKVRNILQSDSPYLDIKASSIGLAPLRRAGLSAAIVKPKDNRTGTQSTAKTQNDLSEKFSILRKPRLDMKLCAMPNNMIFNGLGGSEKKENFEGFPEPKPKPTTSTNMAIEKGAALKTASNSSTTARLKAGKLTRHPSKNNIGSASNRRMDDFLETILDD; translated from the exons ATGAATTTAACTTGTGCAATTTGTTCGGATTTGTTCATGCCGTCAGATGATATCCACATGACGCCATGTGGACATTCCTTTCATTACACTTGTCTGTTGCAATGGCTACAAAG GTCCAAATCCTGTCCGCAGTGTCGCAACAAATGCCACGAAAAAAGCCTCATTAAAGTTTATTTCAACATAGCATCGAATGCCGATGCACCGGAGGACACAGCTACACTTCTTCATAAACTGGACAATATGACATTATTGATGcgcgaaaaggaaaaaaagcttaacgACTATGAACAGAAAGACAGTGCTAATAAAGTTGAGcgtaaaaagatgaaaaagacATTGACTGCTCTTGAGGATATGGTCAAATCCAAAGATTTTACAATCACAGCCTACAAGCAGGAAGTGGACATGCTTCGTGGCGACCGGGCTCACATGCAGAAACTGCAGACGGAGCTGAAGGAACTGAAATCGAAAATGGATCTGATGTCTACTGTTGAGCACGTGATATCAGCCACGGCAAAGGAAGTCGAAGAAATGTTGACCCAAGAAAATAACTCTAGGACTCTGGCTGTTCTGGTCGCATCCCTCAAGCGGGAACTCAAAGGATGCGATTCCAAGAAGAACGAAATGCGCGACCGCATGAAGTCCATCCAAAACGATTTGCACGATGAACGTACCCGGCGAAAACAGCTGGAGGAAAAACTGTCCACCGCCGAAAGCGAAAATTATCGCCTCGAGCAGGAAATCAAAAAGTTGGAAAGGCGTGTGTTGAACGCATCAAACGATAGCGAGTCGGATTCAATTGTTCTAGCGACCCCCGATCAGCCAGTCAAGCGGAAACGAATCGAACTGGATATGGACATGAGTACTCCTATG TCCGATAAAGTTCGAAACATATTGCAATCAGATTCGCCTTATCTTGACATCAAGGCTAGTAGTATTGGATTGGCACCGCTGCGACGAGCTGGCCTTAGTGCAGCGATCGTCAAACCAAAGGACAATCGCACAGGGACTCAATCTACTGCCAAAACGCAAAACGATCTGAGTGAGAAGTTCTCCATTCTTCGAAAACCACGATTGGATATGAAATTATGTGCGATGCCGAACAACATGATTTTCAACGGATTGGGTGGATcagagaaaaaggaaaacttCGAAGGATTCCCCGAACCAAAACCGAAACCGACAACCAGTACTAACATGGCGATAGAAAAAGGAGCAGCGTTGAAAACTGCTAGCAACAGCAGTACCACGGCCCGACTGAAGGCTGGCAAATTGACGAGACACCCGTCGAAGAACAATATTGGTTCCGCTTCCAACAGACGAATGGATGATTTCCTAGAGACGATTTTGGACGATTGA